The Neorhodopirellula lusitana genome contains a region encoding:
- the metK gene encoding methionine adenosyltransferase has translation MSNQSGRFLFTSESVSMGHPDKLADRISDSILDALLAQDPNSRVACETLVNTNLAVVAGEISTKADVDYEKIVRDAIVAVGYTDADTGIDGHNCEVQVRLDAQSPDIAQGVNSDEGAGKDIGAGDQGLMFGYACGDTPELMPLPIALSHRIINRITEARFNKEVDWLRPDNKSQVTVEYEGNKPVRIDTVVVSAQHAPGVSNDTIREFVIEHVIKPSIPAELDKGDIKYHINPTGKFEIGGPHGDCGLTGRKIIVDTYGGWGRHGGGAFSGKDATKVDRSAAYMARYVAKNIVASGLAERCEVQLAYAIGVTEPVSVHVDTEGTGKIDDSKLCELVREHFPLTPSGIINHLQLRRPVFVATTAGGHFGREGDTFTWEKTDKASALAEAAGLVATA, from the coding sequence GTGAGCAATCAGTCAGGTCGTTTTCTTTTCACCAGCGAATCGGTCAGCATGGGCCACCCCGACAAGCTTGCTGACCGCATCTCGGATAGCATTCTTGACGCCTTGCTCGCTCAAGACCCAAACAGCCGCGTCGCCTGCGAAACCCTCGTCAACACGAACCTCGCCGTCGTCGCTGGTGAAATCAGCACCAAGGCCGATGTCGACTACGAAAAGATCGTTCGCGACGCCATCGTGGCCGTTGGCTACACCGATGCCGACACCGGAATCGATGGACATAACTGCGAAGTTCAAGTTCGTTTGGATGCTCAAAGCCCCGACATCGCCCAAGGCGTGAACTCCGACGAAGGTGCCGGCAAGGACATCGGCGCAGGCGACCAAGGCTTGATGTTCGGCTACGCATGTGGCGACACTCCAGAATTGATGCCACTGCCGATCGCGCTTTCGCACCGCATCATCAACCGCATCACCGAAGCCCGCTTCAACAAGGAAGTCGATTGGCTGCGTCCGGACAACAAGAGCCAAGTTACGGTTGAATACGAAGGCAACAAGCCAGTCCGAATCGACACGGTCGTTGTCAGCGCCCAACACGCTCCTGGCGTTTCGAATGACACGATCCGCGAATTTGTGATCGAGCACGTCATTAAGCCTTCCATCCCAGCCGAACTGGACAAGGGCGACATCAAATACCACATCAATCCAACCGGTAAGTTCGAAATCGGTGGCCCTCACGGTGACTGTGGTTTGACCGGTCGTAAGATCATCGTCGACACCTACGGTGGCTGGGGACGGCATGGTGGCGGAGCTTTCAGTGGTAAGGACGCGACCAAGGTCGATCGCAGTGCTGCTTACATGGCTCGTTACGTTGCCAAGAACATCGTCGCTTCGGGACTTGCCGAACGCTGCGAAGTTCAACTGGCGTACGCTATCGGTGTCACCGAACCTGTCAGCGTCCACGTTGACACCGAGGGAACCGGCAAGATCGACGACTCCAAGCTGTGCGAATTGGTTCGCGAACACTTCCCACTGACGCCAAGTGGCATCATCAACCACCTGCAACTGCGTCGCCCCGTCTTCGTTGCCACCACGGCCGGTGGTCACTTCGGTCGCGAAGGTGACACGTTCACATGGGAAAAAACCGACAAGGCAAGTGCCTTGGCGGAAGCCGCTGGCTTGGTTGCCACTGCCTAA
- a CDS encoding LptF/LptG family permease: MTKIDRYILLLFLRTVFVCFLSLAGIFIVFHAFTAFDDLVEQSRGGQSLPVVIVRFYGPYLILLFDMTGAIITLMAFLFTVGWLRRTGELTATLSAGISHGRIFRPMMIASLVIISSQLFCREMIIPLFRNSLTMKAENLDGETEQAVRPTFDQATGILIEGAKLKMKRLTISRPNFRIDADYGDFGDLILADTAVWVDANADHPGGYLATNVKRPEAIDRIPSSGLNDQLVLMTSSDQPWLASGECFIVTSVHPNMLQTQDTAVRLASIAELSGRVRNPDVHSSLSLQTTLHERIVRAPLDFGLVLLILPMVVNRRGRKLFVLIGSAVGIVLLFFLLKTIASALGGSGTLFSPGVAAWLPLLVVCPLAFVRLRAVQHV; this comes from the coding sequence GTGACCAAAATCGATCGCTACATCCTGCTGCTCTTCCTACGCACGGTCTTCGTGTGTTTTTTGTCGTTGGCAGGCATCTTCATTGTATTCCACGCGTTCACTGCGTTCGATGACCTGGTGGAGCAATCACGTGGTGGCCAATCGTTGCCGGTCGTGATCGTCCGGTTCTATGGTCCGTACCTGATTCTATTGTTCGACATGACGGGTGCGATCATCACGCTGATGGCGTTCCTGTTCACGGTTGGCTGGTTACGACGGACCGGTGAACTCACCGCGACGTTGTCCGCCGGGATATCCCACGGCCGGATTTTTCGTCCGATGATGATCGCTTCGCTGGTCATTATTTCGAGCCAGCTTTTTTGCCGTGAAATGATCATCCCGCTGTTTCGCAATTCTCTGACAATGAAGGCAGAGAACCTCGACGGTGAGACCGAACAAGCCGTCCGCCCGACCTTCGATCAAGCCACTGGCATCCTGATCGAAGGGGCAAAGTTGAAAATGAAGCGTCTGACGATCTCTCGGCCGAACTTTCGAATTGATGCCGACTACGGTGACTTCGGCGATTTAATCCTGGCCGATACCGCGGTTTGGGTCGACGCCAATGCCGATCATCCCGGTGGATACTTGGCGACCAACGTCAAACGGCCCGAAGCCATCGACCGCATCCCGTCATCCGGCTTGAACGACCAACTGGTGCTGATGACATCGTCGGATCAACCTTGGTTGGCATCCGGCGAATGTTTCATCGTCACGTCCGTGCACCCGAACATGCTACAGACCCAAGACACCGCTGTGCGATTGGCCTCCATTGCCGAACTTTCAGGCCGGGTACGCAATCCGGACGTGCACAGCAGTCTGTCGCTTCAAACCACACTTCACGAACGGATCGTTCGTGCGCCGCTGGACTTCGGTCTGGTGCTGTTGATCCTACCAATGGTTGTCAACCGACGCGGCCGCAAGCTGTTCGTCTTGATCGGCTCCGCGGTTGGTATTGTGCTGCTGTTCTTCTTGCTGAAGACCATCGCCAGTGCACTCGGCGGATCAGGGACATTGTTTTCCCCCGGTGTGGCTGCGTGGTTACCGCTGTTAGTTGTTTGCCCACTGGCATTCGTGCGTCTGCGAGCCGTTCAGCACGTCTAG
- a CDS encoding sulfatase-like hydrolase/transferase → MNTILQLASLATVMLAGFSTSSAAELANTHPNVLLIVADDVGYSDIGCYGGEIDTPNLDQLASDGVRFSEFHVNPMCVVTRTSLLTGHTHSQSDQYRRSIPIARLMKAAGYSTSISGKWHQPGNPLDSGFDSFYGFLQGAIDSWTGKDAGKVSIQSNRQAPQAVPDGWYSTDAFTDDAIAKIDAAHSSGKPFFTYLAYNAPHSPLQAPRESVEKYYQRYEKGWEALRQERFQRMRAMGLVDDRYVMSQPEAEVRRWNELPVEIQKQESRRMAAYAGMLDRVDWNIGRLLNHLREQGLDDNTLVIFMADNGGDYSNGDIQTYDDQVPWKPGSHPFASTGWAYLKNTPFRWYKSSAQEGGVSVPFIVRWPGKIAESPGSILHQRLHVTDVYPTLLALTGVDYPSTDGDRKLEPLYGKSILPLLTDGSLPEYAIHDEIFWCFNQTGKGLVKGDWKISSISDGPWKLYNVKADPAESKDLAQEMPEQLEAMSQSWFQFAEEHTTMPPSWRAPLNHYQEGWGFHRVRMSLPDYVRIVPASSAMNVPCDTDLSFYFSKPLSFSNTRGKTIRLYEAGDINTIVWQADPQPGHPSEGTLQITFDDLPKLKPNTTYFALADRGWIQVGGKLAGVFNDGAYWYRFRTAAEQ, encoded by the coding sequence ATGAACACGATCTTGCAACTCGCCAGTCTTGCCACCGTCATGCTGGCGGGTTTTTCAACGTCGTCTGCTGCTGAGTTAGCAAACACTCATCCCAACGTTCTCTTGATTGTCGCTGATGATGTGGGTTACTCCGACATCGGTTGCTACGGCGGGGAAATTGACACACCCAACCTGGATCAACTCGCCTCCGATGGCGTCCGCTTCAGCGAATTCCACGTCAACCCCATGTGCGTTGTAACACGGACCAGTTTGCTTACCGGGCACACTCACAGCCAGTCGGACCAATACCGTCGTTCGATACCAATCGCGCGACTCATGAAAGCGGCTGGTTACTCGACATCGATCTCAGGCAAGTGGCATCAACCCGGCAATCCGCTCGACTCGGGCTTCGACTCTTTTTATGGGTTCTTGCAAGGGGCGATCGACAGCTGGACGGGAAAGGATGCGGGCAAGGTCTCCATCCAGTCCAACCGACAAGCCCCGCAAGCCGTCCCCGATGGCTGGTACAGCACCGACGCCTTTACGGACGATGCGATCGCAAAAATCGATGCGGCCCATTCCTCAGGAAAACCGTTCTTCACCTACCTGGCATACAACGCGCCGCACAGCCCGTTGCAGGCGCCGCGTGAAAGTGTGGAAAAGTACTACCAGCGTTACGAGAAAGGTTGGGAGGCACTGCGTCAGGAACGTTTCCAACGGATGCGAGCGATGGGATTGGTGGATGATCGCTATGTCATGTCACAGCCCGAAGCGGAAGTACGACGGTGGAACGAATTGCCGGTTGAGATTCAAAAGCAGGAAAGCCGCCGGATGGCTGCCTATGCGGGGATGCTGGACCGGGTGGACTGGAACATCGGTCGTTTGCTGAATCACTTGCGGGAACAAGGACTCGACGACAACACACTCGTGATCTTCATGGCCGACAATGGTGGCGACTATAGCAATGGCGACATCCAAACTTACGATGACCAAGTGCCGTGGAAACCAGGTAGCCATCCGTTTGCATCGACGGGCTGGGCCTACCTAAAGAACACACCGTTCCGTTGGTACAAATCATCGGCCCAAGAGGGCGGCGTGTCGGTACCTTTCATCGTGCGTTGGCCGGGGAAGATTGCTGAATCACCGGGATCCATTCTTCACCAACGACTGCACGTCACCGACGTCTACCCAACGCTGCTCGCATTGACAGGAGTCGACTATCCATCCACTGACGGCGATCGCAAACTGGAACCGCTTTACGGTAAGTCAATTCTGCCGTTACTGACCGACGGTTCGCTACCCGAGTACGCGATCCACGATGAGATCTTTTGGTGTTTCAACCAAACGGGTAAAGGGCTAGTGAAAGGCGATTGGAAGATATCCAGTATCAGCGATGGACCATGGAAGCTCTACAACGTCAAAGCGGATCCGGCGGAGTCCAAAGACCTGGCCCAAGAGATGCCAGAGCAATTGGAAGCGATGAGCCAATCCTGGTTTCAATTTGCCGAAGAACACACCACCATGCCACCCTCTTGGCGAGCACCTTTGAATCACTACCAAGAAGGCTGGGGCTTTCATCGTGTTCGGATGAGTCTGCCCGACTATGTTCGTATCGTGCCAGCCTCTTCCGCCATGAACGTTCCCTGTGACACCGACCTGAGCTTCTACTTCTCAAAGCCACTTTCGTTTTCCAACACCCGAGGCAAAACGATTCGCCTGTACGAAGCCGGTGACATCAACACGATCGTTTGGCAAGCCGATCCGCAACCGGGGCATCCGAGCGAGGGAACCTTACAAATCACGTTCGATGACTTGCCAAAGTTGAAACCGAATACCACCTACTTCGCGCTAGCGGATCGAGGCTGGATTCAAGTCGGCGGCAAATTAGCCGGGGTCTTCAACGACGGCGCCTACTGGTACCGCTTCCGAACAGCAGCAGAGCAATAG
- a CDS encoding nucleoside monophosphate kinase, with protein MAETHKLPSNSFYIEVSGAGLPEVDGLFVPSTAPPTESESGTLSSQGYWNGKLAWDRADGKSARSPAISYSNTYQSWRICRLDGHLAYDFTSEDDLPPTDREWHVYKKGVAPAPQVTLHHYDPRQSCPEANIVFVLGGPGAGKGTMCELAASQLGWTHLSIGDLLRAETQAGGPDTERLEAIMQAGELVPDDIVVKLLKQAIEQLTRTTGKRNFLLDGFPRSLSNLEAWHENSDSQSELPKMLYFECPYPVLEQRILARAKYTGRTDDNVESLKLRFDTFKADTLPTVEMFKSRGRCIEIDTSQDRQTVYNVVAEALADFTDCKLADQPLSERAEMLLGLRPFPKDDTAT; from the coding sequence ATGGCTGAAACACACAAACTTCCCTCCAATTCGTTCTATATCGAGGTCAGCGGAGCAGGACTTCCCGAAGTGGACGGCCTGTTTGTGCCCTCGACCGCCCCGCCAACCGAATCCGAATCGGGCACGCTATCCAGCCAGGGCTACTGGAACGGCAAGCTGGCTTGGGACCGTGCCGATGGGAAATCAGCCCGAAGTCCAGCAATTTCCTATTCCAACACTTACCAGTCCTGGCGGATTTGCCGTCTCGACGGTCACCTCGCCTATGACTTCACGAGTGAAGACGATCTGCCACCAACAGACCGCGAGTGGCACGTCTATAAGAAAGGAGTCGCACCGGCGCCGCAGGTAACCTTGCACCACTACGACCCGCGACAATCATGCCCCGAAGCCAACATCGTCTTTGTCCTGGGCGGGCCCGGTGCAGGCAAAGGAACAATGTGCGAATTGGCCGCCTCCCAACTTGGTTGGACGCATCTGTCCATCGGTGACCTGTTGCGTGCCGAAACTCAGGCCGGTGGCCCAGATACGGAAAGACTCGAAGCCATCATGCAAGCGGGCGAGCTCGTGCCGGACGACATCGTCGTCAAACTTCTGAAACAAGCAATCGAGCAACTGACACGCACCACCGGCAAGCGGAACTTCCTACTGGACGGTTTCCCAAGATCCCTGTCGAACCTCGAAGCCTGGCACGAGAACTCCGACAGCCAGTCCGAATTGCCCAAGATGCTGTATTTCGAATGCCCCTATCCTGTACTGGAGCAACGCATTTTGGCTCGGGCGAAGTACACCGGGCGAACCGATGACAACGTCGAAAGTTTGAAGCTGCGATTCGATACCTTCAAAGCCGATACTCTGCCCACCGTCGAAATGTTTAAGAGCCGAGGCAGATGCATCGAGATCGACACCAGCCAGGATCGGCAAACGGTTTACAACGTGGTCGCCGAAGCTCTTGCCGATTTCACGGACTGCAAGCTCGCTGACCAACCCCTATCTGAGCGAGCTGAAATGCTGCTGGGGCTCAGGCCATTCCCCAAAGACGACACCGCGACCTGA